The Candidatus Acidiferrales bacterium genomic sequence AGCCATCGTGATTTGCGCCGGGTTGGTCTTGTTGATCTGGCGGCAGAGGCAGGCCACCCTGGTGGAGATAGAGGAGCCGGCGCAGGCGACCAGCGAGGCGGGACCACAGAACCTGCGCGAGAGCTTGCGGCTGGTGTGGTCCTCGCCGTACCTGCAGACGATTGCTGGCCTCATTTTGATGGCCTCGATCGTGACCAGCGTGGCGGGCTGGCAATTCAAGGCCATCGCCAAACAATTCATTCCCCCCAAGAATGAACTCGCGGCCTTCTTTGGAGATTTCTATTTCTACGCCGGGCTGGCCGGCTTGCTCGTACAGTTGCTGCTCACCTCGCGCGTGCTGCGGCGTTTCGGCCTGGGCCCGGCGCTGTTCGTTGTGCCGGTGGCGTTGCTGCTTGGCTCGGTCGGCGTGCTCGTCTGGGGCACGCTCTTGGCCGCCATCGGGCTGAGGGGCGGCATCAACGTCTTGCAGTATTCGATCGACAAGTCCACGGTCGAGCTGCTCTATTTGCCCGTGCCGGCAAATGTGAAAGTCCAGGTGAAATCGTTCATTGATACGGTGATCTGGCGGATGGGAGACGGCCTGGCCGCCGTGGCCGTGTTGGTCTTTGCGACCTATCAGGGCTGGCAGGCCCGCCAGGTGAGCTGGGTCAACCTGGTGTTGATCCTGGGCTGGCTGACGGCCGCTCTGATAGCGCGCCGAGAGTACGTGGCCACCCTGCGAGAATCCATCCACCAGCACCGGCTCGACGCCGAGAGGTCCTTGGCGCCGGTGCTGGACCGTTCCACTACGGAGATTCTGGTCGCCAACCTGCGTGCTGCCGACCCCAAACAGATTCTTTATGCACTGAGCCTGTTAGAATTGAGCCATAAAGTGGCGGCGCATCCGGCTGTGCGCGACCTGCTCAACCATCCCGCGCCCGAAGTCCGCCAAAAGGCCATCTCCATCCTGACGGCAGCGGGCGACAAAACGGTTCTGCCGCAGATCGACCTACTGCTGCACGACCCCCACCTGGAGGTCCGCACCGAGGCCCTGCTCTACCTCACCCATCATGCCCGCATCGATCCGCTCGCCCGTATCGAGGAGCTGGGCAACTTCGGCGACTTTTCCATCCGCTCGGCCATCGTGGCCTTCCTGGCCCGGCCCGGGGAGGCGCAAAACCTCGAAGCCGCCCGGATGCTCCTCGACGCTATGGTGGAGCAGAGCGGGCCGGAAGGGCAGCGAGCACGCCTGGAAGCAGCCCGGCTCATCTGCGTGCTGCCCGACCATTTCGATCATGAGCTCCGCCGGTTGCTGGCCGATCCGGACGTCGAAGTGGCCCGACAGGCCATTTGCGCTGTGGGTACTTTGCGCAAGCGCCGCTTCATCCCGCGTGTGCTTGCCTGGCTGACGGACCCGCAACTGGCAACCCATGTCGCCGAGGCGCTAGCCAAATTCGGCGATCGAATTGTGGGCACAGTGCGCGACCACCTGACCGACCCGGCCGTGCCCATCGAGGTTCGGCGGGAGATCCCCGGCGCGCTCGTGCGCATAGGCACCCCGGCCGCCGAGCGCGTCCTGGTCGAGAACTTGCTCGAAAGCGACACTACCCTGCGCTTCCGGATCATTTCGTCGCTGAACAAGCTCCACCAGCTCCACCCGGAATTCGGACTCGACGGGCAGATGATCGAAACGGTGCTGGCCGCGGAAATCCTGGGCCACTACCGCTCTTACCAGATCTTGGGAACCCTGGGCGCAAACCTGGAGAGCGACGAGCCGGTCGCCCGTGGCCTGCGCGAGTCCATGAACCAGGAAGTGGAGCGCATCTTCCGGCTGCTCGGGCTTCTCTATACCCGCTACGACCTGCACAGCGCCTATTTCGGAGTGCAATCAGACAACGCGGTGGTGCACGCCAACGCGCTGGAGTTGCTGGACAACATCCTGAAGCCGCAGCTCCGCAATGTGCTCCTGCCGTTGCTGGATAGTGGGGTGAGCGCCGCCGAACGAGTCCGGCTGGCCAACCGGCTGGTGGGCGCGAAAGTCGAGACCCGCGAAGAGGCAGTAGCCGCGCTGGTATCGAGCGAAGACCCCTGGCTCAAATCGTGCGGGGCGCACGCCATCGGCACCCTCGGCTTGAGGTCGCTCGAGCGGGAATTGGATAACTGCCTGAACCATCCTGACCCGCTGCTCCGCGAAACGGCTAGGCAGGCCAAGCTGCGCCTGGGAACGCTGTCGAAAGCCGCCCCCGCCTGACCTTCAAGCTGTAGAACACGGAGAATCGAATTCGAAATCAGCAGCCCGCGAGCCACCGCATGAAAAGGCGCCGCACACTGATCACCTCTCCTCTTGAGTGGCAGATGACTGCCGCTCCCGTGCCGCATCCCGTACAACCGGTGATCGCTGAGCGTGGTGGAACCGAGCTCCGTACCCCGCGGCCGGTGGTCATTGTTGACACCCGCGAGCAGAATCCATTCTCTTTCGCTCGCTTTCGTGGCTGGTTTAAGGGCGTGGAGAAAAAGCCGTTGAAGCTGGGCGACTACTCGGTCGCCGGATTGGAAGAGATTTGTGCCGTGGAGCGGAAAGACCTTTCTGACTTGGTTCACTCCTTCACCGTCGGGCGGCCCTTGTTCATCGACCGGCTCCGGCAAATGAGCCAATACCGGCAACGCTTGTTGGTGATCACCGCCGCCCTGAGTCAGGTCAAGTCGCCCTATTCCTATAGCCGCGTCAGCCCCAACCAAATCACCCAGTCGCTCATTGCCGTCTTGGCGGGGCTGCAGGTGCCGTTTCTCTGCGTAGAGACCCATGAATTGGGCGAAGAGATTGTTGCCTCGTATTTGTATCAGGTTTTTCTTTACCATTGGCTGGAGAGCAACGACTATGGCCGGTTCCTCGCCGACGATGATCTGTAATGCTTCTAAAGCACGACTTGGAGTGCGGGAGCTTGCTCCCGCTTTGGAAAGCGGCGGCTAGCCGACGCACTCCAATACGGCGACCGATGCCCATCGCTGCCGGTCCGGAGGAGGCACAACCTTCACATTAGATCTATAGTGATGCGCAGACCACCGGGCGTTTCCGCAGTTGCGCCAGCTCTGAGCTGCGCCACACCGGGATTCGAGGCATCAGTCGCGGCTCCCACACCGCATGTTATACTCGCCGGTCAGCACCTCCCGGAGACAAAGCTGTGAGCGACCTGACGTACCTGGCCGCCATCGAAATGGCGCAAATGATCCGCAGCAAAAGAATTTCTCCGGTGGAACTTGTTCGAGCCCACCTGGATCGGGCCGAAAAGCTGCATCCACAATTGAATGCGATGGTGCATCTCGAGCGGGATCGCGCGCTGGAGCAGGCGCTGGCAGCCGAGCAGGCGGTGATGCGCGGCGAGCGGCTGGGGCCGCTGCACGGCGTGCCGGTGACGATCAAAAGTTCGATTGACGTTGCCGGGCTCCGGTGTGAAGCAGGGACAAAGCTGCGCGCTGGATGCGTGCCTGAGAAGGACGCTCCGCTGGTGGCGCGACTGAAAGCAGCCGGTGCCATCATCCTGGCGAACACGAACGTGCCCGAGATGCTGATGGCCTACGAGACGGACAATGTTCTGCACGGCAGGACGAATAATCCGTGGGACCTGACGCGCACACCCGGCGGCTCAAGCGGAGGCGAAGCGGCAGCGATTGCTGCGGGCTGCTCTGCGGCAGGCGTGGGCAGTGATGGCGGCGGTTCCATTCGCGTTCCGGCGCATTTCAGCGGCATTTGCGGGTTGAAGCCCACACCCGGCCGCATTCCGGCGACGGGCCACTTCCCCCCTTGCGTCGGACCATTCGCAGGGCTCGGTGTGGTCGGACCCATGGCGCGCAGGGTGCGCGACCTGGAAGCTCTTCTGAAGGTCATGGCGGGGCCGGACGAGGGCGACGTTTGTTCGGCGCCCGTGCCATTCCGGCCGGCGAGTGAGGACGAGGTACGTCGGCTGCGCATCGGTTACTTTGAGGATGACGGCGAGACCACTGTTACACCCGAAACGCGGGCCGCCGTCCGCGCCGCAGCCAAGGCACTCGAGCAGCAAGGGCTTGAAGTCGAGCCGTTTCGTCCCGAGGGCCTTGAGCACGCCCGACAGCTCTGGTGGACGCTCTTCGGCCTCGCTGGTGGGCTGGTGCTCGGGCCAATCCTCGCAGGTCACGAGTCCGAGCTGAGTCCGATTCTGCGGGAGTTTGTCGCGATGGTAGCAGCAGAGCCTCCGCTGACACTGGATTGCCTCCTCAATGCCTTGATAGAGCGCGACCAATGCCGCACCCGTTTGCTGGAGCAGATGCAGAAGTTCCCGATCCTGCTTTGCCCGGTCTGTGCCATTCCGGCATTCCGCCACGGTGAGCGCGCCTGGATGATTGACGGGCAAACCGTCAATTATCTCGATGCCATGCGTTATACACAGTGGTTCAACCTCACGGGCAATCCGGCGGCGGTGGTTCCTGTAGGGCGGTCGCCGGAAGAGCTGCCCATCGGCGTGCAAGTGGTTGGCCGGCCCTGGGAAGAAGAAGTCGTGCTGGCAGTGGCGGCGAGGATCGAGCAGGCGTGCGGAGGCTGGCAGAAGCCGCCGCTCTGAGGCGCGGCGATTGACTGAACCTCGCGGTGAGACATTCTGGCGGGGAAAGGAGAAAGCCATGGAGGCCGGAACCAACATCGGCATTCGAACCGAGGGTGGCGACTCCACGGCCTGAACTCGGTGATCAAGTGGGTGGTGTGGGGCCACGGAGCTCAAAAAACTGGAGAGGCATTCCATGAGGAAAGCTAACCGTTATCTGCTTGGTGCGATTCTGGCAGTCGCCGTAGTCTCCCTGCCGGCTTTTCCAAGTGGCTGGCAGCATGTGGGTGCGGTGACCGGCATCGAGGTCAAGCCCAACGGATTGCAGTTGCAAGCCGGGCAGGCGCGGGTGTGGGTGGTGGCGATCAGCGAATCAGTGATTCGTGTGCGGCTGGCGCCGGAGGGCTCTTTCCCGGCTGATTTTTCTTGGGCGGTCGTGCCCTCGAGCTCGCCGGCTCCGCACGTAACCGTGAAGGATTCTGCAAAGGCGATCGAAGTGGTCACCTCGCGCCTTCGCGCGCGCATTCAAAAGTCGCCCCTGCTGATTTCCTTTCTGGACGCAGCCGGAAACGTCATCCAGCAGGACTTCCCGCACCGGCCCATGGGCTGGAACCAGGGCCAGGTGCGTGTCTGGAAGACGATGCCGCCGGAGGAGTTCTACTACGGCCTGGGCGACAAAGCCGGGCCGCTTAACCGGCGCAACCAGACCTACACGATGTGGAACACTGACGCCTTTGGATGGCAGGAGTCCACCGACCCGCTCTACAAATCAATCCCCTTTTTCCTGGGCCTGCGGCGCGGCGTCGCCTACGGCCTCTTCTTCGACAACACCTACCGCAGCAGCTTTGATTTCGGGAAAGAATCTGAGGCTCTCTACTCCTTTGGGGCCGAAGGCGGAGAGCTGAACTACTACTTCTTCTACGGCCCGCACCCCAAGAAGGTGCTCGAGGACTTCAGCACCCTTATCGGGAACACGCCGCTGCCGCCGCTCTGGACGCTCGGCTATCAGCAGTGCCGCTATAGCTACTATCCCGAAGCGCGCGTGCGCGAGGTTGCGCGGACATTTCGAGAGAAGAAAATCCCCGCCGACGTGGTCTATCTTGACATCGACTACCAGGAGGGCAACCGTCCTTTCACCATCGACCGTCAACGCTTCCCCAATTTTGAAGGGATGATCCGCGACCTCGGCGCGCAGGGGTTCAAGGTTATCGCCATCACCGACCTGCACATCAAGCAAGAGCCTGGCTATGCGCCCTACGATCAGGGGATGGCCGGCGACCACTTCGTGAAAAACCCTGACGGTTCCGCCTACGTGGGGAAAGTCTGGCCGGGAGACAGCGTGTTTCCGGATTTCACGCTCACGAAAACCCGCGAATGGTGGGGCACGCTTTACAAAGACTTCGTCAACATGGGCATTCGCGGTTTCTGGAACGATATGAACGAGCCGGCCATCTTTGAGCGCGCCGACAAAACCATGCCGCTCGACACCATGCACCGCCTGGACGGCGGAATTACGAAGGACCACCGCGCCATCCACAACGTCTATGGGATGCTGAATGCCCGGGCAACCTTTGAGGGCCTGCGGCGGCTGCGGTCGGATGAACGGCCATTCGTGCTGACGCGCGCCGCCTATGCCGGGACGCAGCGGTACGCCGCCTCGTGGACGGGTGACAACACGAGTTCGTGGAACCATCTACGGTTGACCGTGCCCAATCTGCTGAGTCTGGGCGTTTCCGGCTACCCCTTCGTCGGTGTGGACATCGGCGGGTTCTGGGGCAGCCCTCCCGCGGACCTGCTCACGCGCTGGATCGCTCTCGGCGTGTTCACCCCCATGTTCCGCAACCACACGATGAAGGGAAGCGCTGACCAGGAACCCTGGGTGCACGGCCCGGAGCATGAAGCCATCCGGCGGCGCTACATTGAGCTGCGCTATCAGTTGCTGCCCTACATCTACACGAACTTCGAGGAGACCACGCGCACCGGCATTCCGCTGATGCGTCCCATTTTCCTCGAATACCCGGAGGCGCGAGAGTTTTACGGCGAGGATCGCGCATTCCTCTTCGGGCGCGACCTGCTGGTGGCCCCCAAAGTGTTCGAGATGCTTGACGCCTATGACGTGAACCTGCCTCCCGGCGAGTGGTACGACTACTGGACCGGAAAGAAGTACCGGAGTGGCCGTGCCCTGGAGATCAATCCGCCGCTCGACCTTGTGCCGCTGTACGTCAGGGCCGGTGCCATCCTGCCGCAGCAGCCGGTTGTGCAGCACACTGACGAGGTGCCAACTGGACCTCTGCAGTTGCGCGTTTACCCCGGGAGTGAGTGCGGGGGTTCGCTCTACCTCGACGACGGCAAGACGTTTGCCTACACGCGCGGTGAAACTCTGCGCGTGGCCTACACCTGCCAGCCAGCAGCCGATTCGCTGGCCATCATCAGTTCCGCCCACAAGGGTAACTACAAGCCCTGGTGGAAAAATGTCCGCGTCGAAATCTTCGGTGTCGAGAAAGCTCCGAAAGAAGTGGGCGCGGGCGGAAGGAGCGTCACCGACTGGAGCTACAACGCGGAGCAGAAAACTGTGACGCTGGCCTTGCCCGATTCGTCCACAGGATGGGAAATCCGCCTTAGCTTTTAGGCACGCAAGCGCCGCCCACCCAGCTCCGGCTCGGGACTGGATTGGGTGCTAGCCCCTTAACCAGCTTTCGAAGAAGGCACGAGCTTTGGCGCCTTCGAAGCGGCGGCGCACTGCGTCGATCACACGGAGGCGTACAGATTCACCTGAGCCGAAAAATCCGATCCAGTATGGGATGTGGAGATCCAGTGAAACGAGCTCTGCGCGAATACGCAAACCGCGGATACGGAAGAAGCCAGTGTGGAAGATGACGCGCCGGAGCTTGTCCTCGAGCAGGCGGAGCGCCTGACCATCCTCGAGCACCGGCTCTGGCCGATTGCGAGTTTCAACCTGCACCAGCTCGGCTTCATCGGGCATGCGGTCGAACTGGTAAAGATCGAGCGACCCACTCACCGCATCCAGGGCAAACCACGACGTTTGACGGCTTGCCGCGTTAGAAATCTCCACCTGGTAGAGACGGTACGGAACATGCACATCTGCGACCGAGCGCAACGCCCCGCTCTGAACCCACCGCACCAGGCCGGCAATCCCCCCGCGGAGTTTCTCGATCGCCTCCGCCCGGTTGACGTTTGGCTTCAGGCTATGGACGGTGACCATGGGCCAGCTCCTTCCGCCCTATCGGAAGTAGATCCACAAGCCGATTACTGTGGCCAACAACAAGGCGGTGAAAATCACGTTCAGGCGATGCTCGAGCCTCGTTTCCCGAGCGAGCTTGTGGCCCGGCACAAGGGTCGTGTCAAGCTTATCGTTGACAGTGGCAAAGGTGAGACCGGCCAACCTTCTACGATCGGGCGCGGGGGTTGTCAGGCTTACGAGAAACAGAATGCCGGAGCAAATCACGAACATCAGGATTGCGTAGTGGAGGAAGTTCATGCCCACCAGCCAGCGGATTGCCGGCGAGGTGAAGTGAGCGCTCTTGTCCCACACTTCGAACACGAAACGCACCGCCCCCAGCACGAAGCCCACCAGCAGCGAGCTAATGGCGCCGGTGCCGTTCAGCCGCGGCCAGAGGATCCCGAAGATGAAGCAGACGGCGATGGGCGGGCTAATGTAAGCCTGCACGCTCTGAAGATAAATGTAGAGTTGCGAACTGAGCAGCTTGATGAACGGCACCCAGAGAATTCCCAGCAGCACCATAACGCCGGTTGCGGCGCGGCCGAAGGTGACCAGTTGCCGTTCGGTGGCGTCGGGACGCAGCTTCTTATAGAAATCGAGCGTAACCAACGTGGACGCCGAGTTGAACACCGCACTCATTGCCCCCATCAACGCTGCCAGCAACGCCGCGATCATCAACCCGACCAGGCCAATCGGCAGCAGGTTCACGATCAGCGTCGGGTAGGCGATGTCGCCATTGGTCACCCGGCCGTTCTCAACCGTGAACAGTTGGGGAAACAGGCCGAAGGCGATCAAGCCCGGCAACACCAGGATGAATACCGGGAGAATCTTAAGAAAGCCGGCAAAGATGGTGCCGGCTCGGGCATGTCCTTCGTCTTTGCCGGAGAGGACTCGCTGCACCATCACCTGGTCGGTACACCAGTACCAGATGCCGAGAATGGGGGCGCCCAGGAAAATACCGGTCCACGGAAATTCGGGGTGATCGATGGCTTTGATCATGTGGAAATAGTCAGGTGGGACCGCCGCCCTCAAGCCGGCAAAGCCACCGACTTTATCCAGGCCGATCAAGGTGAGCACGACAGCGCCCGCGATGAGGATGAGCGTTTGCACCAGGTCGGTGTAGATCACTGCCGCCAGCCCCCCGGCAATGGTGTAAATCCCCGTCGCCACAACAAGGATGACAGCCGCGGTCAGCGGGTTCCAGCCCACAACGCGTTCCAACACTACGGCCGCCGCATAAAGATGCACGGAGATCTTCGTAAAGATGTAGGCAAGAATCGAGATGCTGGCCAGATAAATGCTGCACTGGCGGTTGAACCGGCGTTCCAAAAATTCGGGCATGGTGAAGACATTGGAGCGCAGGTAGAAGGGTACGAAGACCCAACCGAGGATAAGCACGATGATGCAGGCCAGCCACTCGAAGTGGCCAACCGCCAGTCCCGAGGTCGCACCGGAACCTGCCAGCCCAATAAAGTGCTCGGTGGAAATGTTCGAGACGAAGAGCGAAGCGCCGATGGCGAACCAGCCGACATTGCGGCTGGCCAGGAAGTAGTCCTCCGAGGTTCGTTCCCGTCGCGAGAAATAGAAGCCGATGGCGAAGACAATCACGAAATAAAAGGCAATGATGCCGACATCCACCGGCGCCAGGGCCCTGTGCGTCACTGCCGTTGCCGCGGCGAGGAGCATCGGTTCCTCCTATGCTTCAAATGCTTCGAATCTGCCGATCCTGCAAGCGGACATCAGGCACAACGATCCCCCGAAGAGCTGCGACAGCCGTCAAACGTGCCGTAGAAGGCTAGGCCGATGGTCACCCTCCGGGCCCTCCAACCTTGATTTTTGTGTGCTTGTCCGCCAAACGGAAAGTTGAACTCTATAACAGCCGTCCGTTAATCTCAACGGTTCTGTGTTTTGATTCGGCTTTCCGGAAGCCCTCGCCGTGGACGATGGCCGGCGGTTTTTTCTCTTTCTCCTTGTCTCGAACCTTCGGGGTTTTCTTCCCGCGAGAGCGCGCACTGGCCGCTGGCTCAACGCCTCCGAGCGTATTCGTGCTATGATGGCTGCGCCCGGGTTAAATGGTCTGAGGGTTCCCCCAGGAAATTCGAGACGTTGGAAACTGGAAGGGTGATGCCATGCGCAAAAGAATTCTCTCTGTCATCGTCGCGATTGCATGCGTTCTTGTTCCGGCTGGTCTTGTCCGGGCCGGCGGAACCCCCCTCGACGCCCAGGGGCATTCCTGGTGGCATCACGCCGTCGTCTATGAGATCTACCCGCGCAGCTTTGCCGACAGCAATAACGACGGGATCGGCGATTTGAATGGTATCACCGCGAAATTGGACTATCTGAAGTCACTTGGCGTGGATGCGATCTGGCTGACGCCCTGCTATCCGTCCCCGCAGGTGGACTTCGGCTACGATATTTCCGACTATCGGAACATCAATCCCGAGTACGGAACGCTCCAAGATTTCGACCGGCTGGTGGCGGAGGCCAAGAAGCGGAAAATACGCATCATCATGGACTTGGTCCTGAACCACACTTCTGACAAGCACCCCTGGTTTACGGACTCACGCTTGTCGCGCACTGCCAAGCATCGCGACTGGTACCTCTGGCGGGACGGCAAAGATTCGCGACCGCCGAACAACTGGCAGTCCATCTTCGGCGGATCGGCCTGGAAGTTTGATCCGCAAACCGGCCACTATTACTACCACTTCTTCTACGCCGAACAGCCGGACTTGAACTGGCGCAACCCGGAAGCTAAGAATGCCATGTTCGACGTCGTCCGCTTCTGGCTTGACCGCGGCGTGGCAGGGTTCCGCCTCGATGCCATCGCTACCATGTTTGAGGATCCCGCCCTCCCGGACAACCCCATGGCCCCCGGGATCAACTGGGTCGGCGATCCGAACCAGGAGTACAAGTACAACACCGGCCTGCCGGAAGTTCATGATATCTTGCGCGATCTGCGGAAACTTGTGGACACTTATGATGACCGCGTGCTCATTGGCGAGACATCGGGCAAGGATGTGCCGGATCTGTCTCGCTTCTTTGGCAGGAATCTGGACGAGATTCAGTTGCCCATGAACTTCTTCTTCACCAACACCAGTAAACTCTCCCCCGCTGAATTTCGCAAGCACATTGCCGCCTGGGACAGGAACCCGGCCGGCGGTTGGCCCATGTATCTCCTCAGCAACCACGACCTTGACCGGCACTACGTCCGCTATGGAGATGGCAAGAACAACTACGCCGTCGCCAAACTTACCGCCACCCTTCTGCTGACCCTGCGGGGCACTCCCCAGCTTTACTATGGGGAAGAGATCGGGATGGAGAATAACGACCCCAAGACCAAGGAGGACGTGAAGGATCCAATCGGAAAGCTCTTCTGGCCGAATTACAAGGGGCGTGACGGCGAGCGGACACCCATGCAGTGGGAAGACAAGCCCCATGCCGGCTTCAGCCAGGCGGCGCCGTGGCTGCCCGTCGCGCCGAGTTATCCCCGTCACAACGTCGCCACCCAGGACAAGGACCCCCATTCCATCCTCAACTTTTACCGGAAGTTGATTGCCTTACGCCGCCGCAGTCCCGCCTTGCTGGATGGCGAGTACGTGGTCTTGAACGAGAACAACCCTGATGTGCTTTCCTACCTGCGCAAGGCTTCGACGGAGACGGTGCTGGTGGTGCTCAACATGTCTTCGAGCCCGCAAAAAGTGGACTTCGACTTGACCCGCTATGGGCTTCCGGCAGAGAAGGTGAGGACCTTGCTTGGCAGCACGCCGGACAGGAAGAAATTCCGGAATCTCATTGGCTTCGAGCTTTCACCTTTTGAGGCTTACGTCGGTCGGCTGTCGAAGTAGCCCGCCGTGGCGGGCCAGGTCCGGCCCAGCCATGATGGGCTAGAAGGCGAGCCGGGTCGCGTCTTTCCCGGCCTGAGCTTCTTCCACCATCTGCGGCGCCAGAATGTTCCAGCTACCGAAGTGAGGTGACCACAGTCCCGCGCCCGTCTCGGCATCGTAGTTTTCGTGCATGCCGCCGGTGCGACGGATGTCATCCTCGAGCAAGCGCACGATCTTCTGCGCCAACTCGACTGCTTGCTGTTGATAGCCGTAGTTGAGCAGGCCGTGCATGACCAGGTAGTTGGCTACCACCCAGATAGGCCCCTGCCAGTTGGAGACGGTGCGATCGTAGCTTCCGTAAAGCCCTTTGCGCGCCTGGTTGTAGATCACCTCCTGCCGTGACACCGAGGGAACGCCGTATTGGCCCCAAAACGCCTCGGCCCGGAGCAGGTGCTTTTCGATCATCGCCTTGGCTCGCTCGGGCGGGGCGATTCCCGCCCATAGTGGCAGGAAGTTCGTCCAGGCTTCGAGCTTGATGAGTTCACCGCTGCCGGTATCGAGATTGAAGTACATCTGTTCCCCAGGAGACCAAAGATGTTGATTGATCTGGCGCGCAAGCAAGTCGGCTTTGGCGCGGTGACTCTGAGAATCCTCGGCCTTGCCGAGCCGGTCGGCGATCAACGACATCGCCAAATATTCGCGATACATATAGACACTGGCGTCCACGGCTTCGACCGAGTTGGGTGGCAAGCCCATCACCGCGGGATGGTTGTCCACCCCGCTTTCGACCGCGCTCAGCCACTGGAAGAGCAAATGCGGGCCACGGCGATGGGTCTCCCAGTAGTCGAGGAAGCGGCGCAAGTTCTGGTAATAACGACCTTCGAGCCATGTGAAGTCGCCGAGCGCCTTGGCTGCCAAAAACGCGCCCTGGGCAAGGAAGGGCTTGCACTGCTCGGGCGCATAAAAGATCCGTGAGGGGTCCACGGTGCGCGGGGTATAGCCGTTCGATGCCGTCAGTTCCAGAAAGTTTCGGACGGAATCTCGCAGGTACTCTCCCTTGCCATCCCGCAGGAACGCGACACCTTCAAAAAAGCTGTCCCAATCGAACAGTTGGTGATAAACGCCGAGAGGAATCCCCAACTCGGCGCGCCGGGCATAGATGTCGCCGCGAGTGGCAGCGATCTCAGCTTCGGGGTTACTCGGGATCAAGTAAGGAAAGCGCAAGATGCCGGCGGGTGGGCGAACCAGCGCCGGCTTGAGTTTCCCCACGTGCTGGGCCAGCAATTCTCCCGGCTGGCCCGCCAAAGACTCTTTCCCGCCAGTGCCCAAAGTGTTCTGGGCGGGCTGGTGAGCTGCCTTGCCTGCCGGGGCCGGCCCGGTCGTGGTCGCAGCCTGGCCAGCCAATTGCGAAGGTGCCAAGAGCGCGAAGTACGTCACCAAGACGGCCGGGCCTAGCCAGCGGGCTTGTAAGAAGAGCGAAGGAAAGCGCGATCCGTTCCCCATCGGTTCCTCCCTATCGAATAGTATGGTTAGACGAGGTTACCGGGCAGAGGTTATTTGCCCCGGTCGTGCCTTACGA encodes the following:
- a CDS encoding trehalase family glycosidase, whose amino-acid sequence is MGNGSRFPSLFLQARWLGPAVLVTYFALLAPSQLAGQAATTTGPAPAGKAAHQPAQNTLGTGGKESLAGQPGELLAQHVGKLKPALVRPPAGILRFPYLIPSNPEAEIAATRGDIYARRAELGIPLGVYHQLFDWDSFFEGVAFLRDGKGEYLRDSVRNFLELTASNGYTPRTVDPSRIFYAPEQCKPFLAQGAFLAAKALGDFTWLEGRYYQNLRRFLDYWETHRRGPHLLFQWLSAVESGVDNHPAVMGLPPNSVEAVDASVYMYREYLAMSLIADRLGKAEDSQSHRAKADLLARQINQHLWSPGEQMYFNLDTGSGELIKLEAWTNFLPLWAGIAPPERAKAMIEKHLLRAEAFWGQYGVPSVSRQEVIYNQARKGLYGSYDRTVSNWQGPIWVVANYLVMHGLLNYGYQQQAVELAQKIVRLLEDDIRRTGGMHENYDAETGAGLWSPHFGSWNILAPQMVEEAQAGKDATRLAF
- a CDS encoding alpha-glucosidase; protein product: MRKRILSVIVAIACVLVPAGLVRAGGTPLDAQGHSWWHHAVVYEIYPRSFADSNNDGIGDLNGITAKLDYLKSLGVDAIWLTPCYPSPQVDFGYDISDYRNINPEYGTLQDFDRLVAEAKKRKIRIIMDLVLNHTSDKHPWFTDSRLSRTAKHRDWYLWRDGKDSRPPNNWQSIFGGSAWKFDPQTGHYYYHFFYAEQPDLNWRNPEAKNAMFDVVRFWLDRGVAGFRLDAIATMFEDPALPDNPMAPGINWVGDPNQEYKYNTGLPEVHDILRDLRKLVDTYDDRVLIGETSGKDVPDLSRFFGRNLDEIQLPMNFFFTNTSKLSPAEFRKHIAAWDRNPAGGWPMYLLSNHDLDRHYVRYGDGKNNYAVAKLTATLLLTLRGTPQLYYGEEIGMENNDPKTKEDVKDPIGKLFWPNYKGRDGERTPMQWEDKPHAGFSQAAPWLPVAPSYPRHNVATQDKDPHSILNFYRKLIALRRRSPALLDGEYVVLNENNPDVLSYLRKASTETVLVVLNMSSSPQKVDFDLTRYGLPAEKVRTLLGSTPDRKKFRNLIGFELSPFEAYVGRLSK
- a CDS encoding sodium:solute symporter produces the protein MLLAAATAVTHRALAPVDVGIIAFYFVIVFAIGFYFSRRERTSEDYFLASRNVGWFAIGASLFVSNISTEHFIGLAGSGATSGLAVGHFEWLACIIVLILGWVFVPFYLRSNVFTMPEFLERRFNRQCSIYLASISILAYIFTKISVHLYAAAVVLERVVGWNPLTAAVILVVATGIYTIAGGLAAVIYTDLVQTLILIAGAVVLTLIGLDKVGGFAGLRAAVPPDYFHMIKAIDHPEFPWTGIFLGAPILGIWYWCTDQVMVQRVLSGKDEGHARAGTIFAGFLKILPVFILVLPGLIAFGLFPQLFTVENGRVTNGDIAYPTLIVNLLPIGLVGLMIAALLAALMGAMSAVFNSASTLVTLDFYKKLRPDATERQLVTFGRAATGVMVLLGILWVPFIKLLSSQLYIYLQSVQAYISPPIAVCFIFGILWPRLNGTGAISSLLVGFVLGAVRFVFEVWDKSAHFTSPAIRWLVGMNFLHYAILMFVICSGILFLVSLTTPAPDRRRLAGLTFATVNDKLDTTLVPGHKLARETRLEHRLNVIFTALLLATVIGLWIYFR